From the genome of Vicia villosa cultivar HV-30 ecotype Madison, WI linkage group LG2, Vvil1.0, whole genome shotgun sequence, one region includes:
- the LOC131652547 gene encoding chalcone synthase 6-like: MFSATYPSIFTLLFSYKTISPHASFNHNSLSTLSFSTVTSVNRLSSSATKNIKMVSVSEIRKAQRAEGPATILAIGTANPANCVEQSTYPDFYFKITNSEHKTVLKEKFQRMCDKSMIKRRYMYLTEEILKENPSLCEYMAPSLDARQDMVVVEVPRLGKEAAVKAIKEWGQPKSKITHLIFCTTSGVDMPGADYQLTKLLGLRPYVKRYMMYQQGCFAGGTVLRLAKDLAENNKGARVLVVCSEVTAVTFRGPSDTHLDSLVGQALFGDGAAALIVGSDPVPEIEKPIFEMVWTAQTIAPDSEGAIDGHLREAGLTFHLLKDVPGIVSKNINKALVEAFQPLNIDDYNSIFWIAHPGGPAILDQVEQKLGLKPEKMRATREILSEYGNMSSACVLFILDEMRKKSAKDGLKTTGEGLDWGVLFGFGPGLTIETVVLHSVAI; this comes from the exons ATGTTTTCAGCTACCTACCCTTCAATATTCACTCTTCTCTTCTCATATAAAACCATCTCACCCCATGCATCTTTCAACCACAACTCTCTTTCAACCCTTTCCTTTTCTACTGTTACTTCTGTAAACCGACTGAGTTCTTCTGCTACCAAAAACATCAAGATGGTTAGTGTGTCTGAAATTCGCAAGGCACAGAGGGCAGAAGGACCTGCAACTATCTTGGCGATTGGCACTGCTAATCCGGCTAACTGTGTTGAACAAAGCACATATCCTGATTTTTACTTTAAGATCACTAACAGTGAGCACAAAACTGTTCTCAAAGAGAAATTCCAACGCATGT GTGATAAATCTATGATTAAGAGAAGATACATGTATCTAACTGAagagattttgaaagaaaatccTAGTCTTTGTGAATATATGGCACCTTCATTGGATGCTAGGCAAGACATGGTGGTGGTAGAGGTCCCTAGACTTGGGAAGGAGGCTGCTGTGAAGGCTATAAAAGAATGGGGTCAACCAAAATCCAAGATTACTCACTTAATCTTTTGCACCACAAGTGGAGTGGACATGCCTGGTGCTGATTACCAACTTACCAAACTCTTAGGTCTTCGTCCATATGTGAAGAGGTACATGATGTACCAACAAGGGTGCTTTGCTGGTGGCACGGTGCTCCGTTTGGCTAAGGACTTGGCTGAGAACAACAAAGGCGCTAGAGTGTTGGTTGTTTGTTCAGAAGTCACTGCAGTTACATTCCGTGGTCCTAGTGATACTCACTTGGACAGTCTAGTTGGACAAGCTTTATTCGGAGATGGAGCTGCTGCA CTCATTGTTGGTTCTGACCCTGTACCAGAAATCGAGAAGCCTATCTTTGAGATGGTTTGGACTGCACAAACAATTGCTCCAGACAGTGAAGGTGCGATCGATGGTCATCTTCGTGAAGCTGGACTAACATTTCATCTTCTTAAAGATGTTCCCGGGATTGTTTCAAAGAACATCAACAAAGCACTGGTTGAGGCATTCCAACCTTTAAACATTGATGATTATAACTCAATCTTTTGGATTGCTCATCCTGGTGGACCTGCAATTCTAGACCAAGTTGAGCAAAAGTTAGGGTTAAAACCTGAAAAGATGAGGGCCACAAGAGAAATACTAAGTGAATATGGTAACATGTCAAGTGCATGTGTGTTGTTCATCTTAGATGAGATGCGTAAGAAATCAGCTAAAGATGGACTTAAGACTACTGGAGAAGGGCTTGACTGGGGTGTGTTGTTTGGATTCGGACCTGGACTTACCATTGAAACTGTTGTTCTCCATAGCGTGGCTATTTGA
- the LOC131647111 gene encoding ERAD-associated E3 ubiquitin-protein ligase HRD1B-like — protein MMRLKTYAGLSLIATLAIAYHAFNSRGQFYPAMVYLSTSKISLVLLLNMGLVIMCVLWQLTKKIFLGSLREAEVERLNEQSWREVMEILFAITIFRQDFSVTFLAMVTALLLIKALHWLAQKRVEYIETTPTVTVLSHVRIVSFMGFLLLLDSVFLYSSLKHLIETWQASVSLFFAFEYMILATTTVSIFVKYIFYVSDMLMEGQWEKKPVFTFYLELIKDLLHLSMYLCFFFVIFVNYGIPLHLIRELYETFRNFKVRIADYIRYRKITSNMNDRFPDATPEELEASDATCIICREEMIAAKKLICGHLFHVHCLRSWLERQHTCPTCRALVVPAENGTTAAGGQQGSQSNANRQGQTELGSGGATDSVSRHQARLQAAAAAASIYEKSYVYPPATYSVRSPGYTTYPPVAESSSIDLNGEQASNEQAQQKFHNPGGPTNVPFPPMGQSLPSQPHAAPSNYGERIGNDRNSRKIEFEAHKQMFQEQIEILQEHIQKLETTYAEDDGMPSSESRGKLSVSSESQEGEA, from the exons ATGATGAGGTTGAAGACATATGCTGGTCTTAGTTTGATTGCAACTCTGgcaattgcatatcatgcatttAACAGTAGAGGCCAATTTTATCCGGCAATGGTGTATCTTTCAACTTCCAAGATTAGTTTGGTGCTTCTTCTCAACATGGGTTTGGTTATCATGTGTGTTTTGTGGCAGCTAACAAAGAAGATATTCTTGGGTTCGCTTCGAGAGGCGGAGGTTGAGAGGCTTAATGAGCAATCGTGGAGGGAGGTTATGGAGATTCTTTTTGCGATTACTATTTTTAGGCAGGATTTTTCGGTTACGTTCCTTGCCATGGTTACGGCGTTGTTGTTGATTAAGGCTTTGCATTGGTTAGCTCAGAAGAGAGTGGAGTATATTGAGACTACTCCTACTGTGACTGTGTTGTCGCATGTTCGGATTGTGTCTTTTATGGgcttccttcttcttttggatAGTGTTTTCTTATATAGTTCTTTGAAGCATTTGATAGAAACGTGGCAGGCTTCTGTTTCTCTGTTCTTTGCTTTCGA GTACATGATACTGGCAACAACAACAGTGTCGatttttgtaaaatatattttctatgtCAGCGACATGCTTATGGAGGGACAGTGGGAAAAGAAACCAGTCTTCACGTTTTACCTGGAACTTATTAAGGACTTGCTGCACTTGTCCATGTATCTGTGCTTCTTCTTTGTTATTTTTGT AAACTACGGTATTCCCTTGCACCTAATACGGGAGTTGTACGAGACGTTTAGGAACTTCAAAGTTCGCATTGCAGATTACATTAGATATCGTAAGATCACTTCAAATATGAATGATCGGTTTCCAGATGCAACCCCCGAAGAGCTTGAAGC AAGTGATGCAACTTGTATTATCTGTCGTGAAGAGATGATTGCGGCTAAGAAACTGATATGTGGACACCTTTTTCATGTCCATTGCCTTCGATCATGGCTAGAGAGACAACATACTTGCCCTACCTGCAGAGCCTTGGTTGTACCAGCCGAAAATGGAACAACTGCTGCTGGGGGTCAGCAAGGATCACAATCTAATGCTAATCGACAGG GTCAAACCGAGCTTGGCAGTGGGGGAGCAACTGATAGTGTGAGTCGCCATCAAGCTAGACTCCAAGCTGCCGCTGCTGCAGCTTCAATATATGAAAAGTCTTATGTTTACCCCCCTGCAACTTATTCTGTACG ATCTCCTGGGTACACTACTTATCCCCCGGTTGCTGAATCTAGCAGTATTGATCTTAATGGAGAACAAGCTTCCAATGAGCAAGCACAACAGAAGTTTCATAACCCTGGTGGGCCAACAAATGTACCCTTTCCTCCGATGGGACAATCTCTTCCTTCCCAACCACATGCGGCGCCTTCCAATTATGGAGAGAGGATTGGAAATGATCGAAATTCCCGAAAAATTGAGTTTGAAGCTCATAAACAAATGTTTCAAGAACAGATTGAG ATTCTGCAAGAACATATACAGAAACTGGAGACCACCTATGCTGAAGATGACGGCATGCCATCATCAGAAAGCAGAGGCAAGCTTAGCGTTTCCTCGGAGAGTCAAGAGGGAGAAGCATAA